In Rutidosis leptorrhynchoides isolate AG116_Rl617_1_P2 chromosome 2, CSIRO_AGI_Rlap_v1, whole genome shotgun sequence, one genomic interval encodes:
- the LOC139891074 gene encoding putative germin-like protein 2-1, protein MATHLLLFCLLLTACSFALASDPSPLQDFCVADPKSKVLVNGVVCKDPKAVTADDFRFEGLNVMGNTSNTVGSIVTPVTVVQLKGLNTLGISMARIDFAPWGLNPPHTHPRATEILTVIEGSILVGFVTSNPENRLITKLLQKGDVFVFPQGLIHFQQNVGNGYAVAIAALSSQNPGVITIANAVFGSNPDISADILAKAFQVNANVISQIQSKF, encoded by the exons ATGGCGACTCATTTACTTTTATTTTGTCTCTTGTTGACAGCTTGTTCATTCGCTTTAGCTTCGGACCCTAGTCCTCTTCAGGACTTTTGTGTGGCTGACCCAAAGAGCAAAG TTTTGGTGAATGGTGTGGTTTGCAAAGATCCAAAGGCTGTTACAGCAGATGATTTCCGTTTCGAAGGACTCAACGTTATGGGAAACACGTCGAATACAGTTGGGTCTATTGTGACTCCTGTGACTGTAGTACAATTAAAAGGACTCAACACTTTAGGAATCTCGATGGCTCGTATTGACTTTGCTCCATGGGGTCTTAACCCTCCACACACGCACCCTCGAGCTACTGAAATCTTGACTGTTATTGAAGGCAGTATTTTGGTCGGTTTTGTGACATCTAACCCTGAAAACCGTCTCATCACAAAACTACTTCAGAAGGGAGATGTTTTCGTGTTCCCACAAGGTCTAATTCATTTTCAGCAAAACGTTGGAAATGGATATGCTGTTGCTATTGCAGCATTGAGTAGTCAGAATCCAGGTGTCATTACGATTGCAAATGCTGTGTTTGGATCAAACCCGGATATCAGTGCAGATATTCTTGCAAAGGCCTTTCAAGTTAACGCTAACGTGATTAGTCAAATTCAATCCAAGTTTTAA
- the LOC139891075 gene encoding putative germin-like protein 2-1, whose amino-acid sequence MASHLLLFGLLLTACSFALASDPSPLQDFCVADPNSKVLVNGVVCKDPKSVTADDFLFKGLNIVGNTSNAVGSVVTPVTVVQLKGLNTLGISMARIDFAPWGLNPPHTHPRATEILTVIEGSILVGFVTSNPENRLISKLLQKGDVFVFPQGLIHFQQNVGNGYAVAIAALSSQNPGVITIANAVFGSNPDISADILAKAFQVNAKVIDQIQSKF is encoded by the exons ATGGCGTCTCATTTACTTTTATTTGGTCTTTTGTTGACAGCTTGTTCATTCGCTTTAGCTTCGGACCCTAGTCCTCTTCAAGACTTTTGTGTGGCTGACCCAAATAGCAAAG TTTTGGTAAATGGTGTGGTTTGCAAAGATCCGAAGTCTGTTACAGCCGATGATTTCCTTTTTAAAGGGCTAAACATTGTGGGAAACACGTCGAATGCAGTTGGGTCTGTTGTGACTCCTGTGACTGTAGTACAATTAAAAGGACTCAACACTTTAGGAATATCAATGGCTCGTATTGACTTTGCTCCATGGGGTCTTAACCCTCCACACACGCACCCCCGAGCTACTGAAATCTTGACTGTTATTGAAGGCAGTATTTTGGTCGGTTTTGTGACATCTAACCCTGAAAACCGTCTCATCTCAAAATTACTTCAGAAGGGAGATGTTTTCGTGTTCCCACAAGGTCTAATTCACTTCCAGCAAAACGTAGGAAATGGATATGCTGTTGCTATTGCAGCTTTGAGTAGTCAGAATCCAGGTGTGATTACGATTGCAAATGCTGTGTTTGGGTCAAATCCGGATATCAGTGCAGACATTCTTGCAAAGGCCTTTCAAGTTAATGCCAAAGTGATTGATCAAATTCAGTCCAAATTTTAA